A window of the Egibacter rhizosphaerae genome harbors these coding sequences:
- a CDS encoding type II toxin-antitoxin system PemK/MazF family toxin, producing MPTSGDVVEVDLGVPAGAEAGLRRPAVIVTADRVLLHRPSVVQVVPVSSTVRGYATEVTVPADPTNGLDVDSAAQCQHLRAVASQRIDRALGNVGPVTLAQVRDTIATLLDL from the coding sequence ATGCCGACCTCCGGTGACGTCGTCGAGGTCGATCTCGGCGTTCCAGCGGGCGCCGAAGCCGGTCTCCGACGCCCTGCGGTGATCGTCACCGCTGATCGCGTCCTCCTGCACAGGCCCAGCGTCGTCCAGGTCGTCCCGGTGAGCAGCACCGTGCGCGGGTACGCGACGGAAGTCACCGTGCCAGCTGATCCCACCAACGGGCTGGATGTCGATTCGGCAGCCCAGTGCCAGCACCTGCGAGCTGTCGCTTCCCAGCGGATCGACCGCGCGCTCGGCAACGTCGGCCCGGTGACCCTCGCGCAGGTCCGCGACACGATCGCCACGTTGCTCGACCTGTAG
- a CDS encoding DEAD/DEAH box helicase: protein MTDSLDRGNLEPAVAHHVANTLGWPSLRPLQREAIAPLRTGSHALLLAPTAGGKTEAAVFPLLSQMLDEDWRGLSVLYVCPLRALLNDLHQRLERFAGLLGRRVGLWHGDVGQSARRAIRDDPPDVLLTTPESLEAMLVSTKTDEEDVFRHVRAVVVDEVHAFAGDDRGWHLLAVLTRIERLTPYAVQRIGLSATVGNPDELLGWLTRGGAEAPRQVINPEPVGPAVTPELVVDYVGTLENAALVISRLHRGEKRLVFADSRARVEQLGHELRRLGVQTFLSHGSLGRDERRRAEAAFAEESDCVIVATSTLELGIDIGDLDRVIQIDAPSTVAGFLQRLGRSGRRTGAQRNMLFLATDEASLLQAVALLRLFERGFVEPLEPPALPLHLVAQQALAIVLQEQGVGRHTLLVRLGAPFVFGDEVRAHADEVLDHLIADEWLHDDGGLLGIGPAGEDAFGRRHFLELLSVFSSAPEFAVLWGQKELGSVPDSTLLLAEQQRRVILLAGQSWFVRHIDWDRRTVTVEPSEQRGIAGWFGGARPLHAELCRSIREVLCGDTPEHVHLSDRAQAQLAAAKEEFSWLRPGETALAAGDDGVTRWWTFAGLIANLWLAEALAGLRESTGARHNLRLRLASDVSAAELRNVLAQVDLSKISIGEQLNRAGLQTIKFAECLPDHLAMQVLEARFDARAKARRATEEVIHELR, encoded by the coding sequence ATGACCGACTCACTCGACCGTGGGAACCTGGAGCCGGCCGTCGCGCACCATGTCGCGAACACGCTGGGATGGCCGTCGCTGCGGCCGCTGCAGCGTGAGGCGATCGCGCCTCTGCGGACCGGGTCGCACGCGCTGCTGCTCGCCCCGACCGCGGGTGGCAAGACCGAGGCGGCGGTGTTCCCGCTTCTGTCCCAGATGCTCGATGAGGACTGGCGCGGTCTGTCGGTCCTGTACGTGTGTCCGTTGCGTGCGTTGCTCAACGACCTGCACCAGCGCCTCGAACGGTTCGCCGGACTGCTCGGTCGACGTGTCGGGTTGTGGCACGGCGATGTCGGCCAGTCGGCCCGGCGGGCGATCCGCGACGATCCGCCCGACGTGCTGCTGACCACCCCGGAGTCGCTCGAGGCGATGCTCGTGTCGACCAAGACCGACGAGGAGGACGTGTTCCGCCACGTCCGCGCGGTCGTTGTCGATGAGGTCCACGCGTTCGCGGGCGACGACCGGGGGTGGCACCTGCTCGCCGTGCTCACCCGGATCGAGCGGCTGACCCCCTATGCGGTGCAGCGGATCGGCTTGTCGGCGACGGTCGGCAACCCCGACGAGCTGCTGGGCTGGCTCACCCGAGGTGGCGCTGAGGCACCTCGGCAGGTCATCAACCCGGAGCCGGTCGGGCCAGCCGTGACGCCCGAACTCGTCGTCGACTACGTCGGCACGCTCGAGAACGCGGCGCTGGTGATCTCGCGACTGCACCGCGGGGAGAAGCGGTTGGTGTTCGCCGACAGCCGCGCCCGCGTGGAGCAGCTCGGCCACGAACTTCGACGACTCGGGGTGCAGACGTTCCTGTCGCACGGCTCGCTGGGACGGGATGAGCGCCGCCGCGCGGAGGCCGCGTTCGCCGAGGAGTCTGACTGCGTGATCGTGGCGACCAGCACGCTGGAGCTCGGGATCGACATCGGCGACCTCGATCGGGTGATCCAGATCGACGCCCCCTCCACGGTGGCAGGCTTCCTGCAGCGCCTGGGTCGCAGCGGCCGCCGCACCGGGGCCCAGCGCAACATGCTGTTCCTCGCCACCGACGAGGCCTCCCTGCTGCAGGCGGTCGCCCTGCTGCGGCTGTTTGAGCGTGGCTTCGTCGAACCCCTCGAGCCGCCTGCCCTGCCATTGCACCTCGTGGCGCAGCAGGCACTCGCGATCGTGCTGCAAGAGCAGGGGGTCGGTCGGCACACGCTCCTCGTCCGGCTCGGCGCGCCGTTCGTCTTCGGCGACGAGGTGCGCGCCCATGCCGACGAGGTGCTCGACCACCTCATCGCCGACGAGTGGCTGCACGACGACGGGGGACTGCTGGGGATCGGTCCTGCAGGCGAGGACGCGTTCGGGCGCCGCCACTTCCTGGAGCTGCTCTCGGTGTTCAGTTCCGCGCCCGAGTTCGCGGTGTTGTGGGGGCAGAAGGAGCTCGGCTCCGTTCCCGACAGCACCCTGCTGCTGGCCGAACAGCAACGCCGCGTCATTCTTCTCGCCGGGCAGTCATGGTTCGTGCGCCACATCGACTGGGACCGTCGCACGGTCACCGTCGAACCGAGCGAGCAGCGAGGCATCGCGGGGTGGTTTGGTGGCGCCCGGCCCCTGCATGCCGAGCTTTGCCGCAGCATCCGCGAAGTGCTCTGCGGGGACACCCCGGAGCACGTCCATCTGAGCGACCGGGCTCAGGCCCAATTGGCTGCGGCGAAGGAGGAGTTCTCGTGGCTGCGACCCGGGGAGACCGCGCTCGCGGCCGGCGACGACGGCGTGACGCGCTGGTGGACGTTCGCGGGGCTGATCGCGAACCTCTGGCTCGCTGAAGCCTTGGCCGGACTACGCGAGTCAACCGGCGCGCGCCACAACCTCCGCCTGCGCCTGGCCAGCGATGTCTCAGCTGCCGAGCTCCGGAACGTGCTCGCCCAGGTCGACCTCTCCAAGATCTCGATCGGTGAGCAGCTGAACCGTGCCGGTCTGCAGACGATCAAGTTCGCCGAATGCCTCCCTGACCATCTCGCCATGCAGGTGCTCGAAGCCCGGTTCGACGCGCGCGCGAAGGCGCGCCGCGCGACCGAAGAGGTCATTCACGAACTTCGTTGA
- the brxD gene encoding BREX system ATP-binding protein BrxD, which yields MSRVSPQRRLEIVDALRRGTVPERGLDVLAVGLDRFGPALDAELDQVAKGQAGFKAVRGEYGSGKTFLARWLGERARSRGFATSEVQVSEGETPLHHLQTVYRRLVERLATPDVHGGALRSVVDGWFFTLEEDVLADESVDEDDEEALLAATDALAERRLEAVTRQAPSFGAVLRAYRRAVAADDAATAEGLLAWLGGQPHVAASVKRQAGIKGDLDHDGALAFLAGLLTLLRDAGQPGLVLVLDEVETLQRVRSDVRERALNALRQLIDEIDAGRFPGLYLVITGTPAFYDGPQGMQRLAPLAQRLHTDFTAEARFDNPRAPQLRLQGFSVASLQEIGQRVRDLYAQGADAPSRIHERVDDDYVKLLAEQVTGELGQQVGIAPRVYLKKLVEAVLDRVDQFDDFHPRRDYPLTITDAELTEVERNARRADSVDEIDLDV from the coding sequence GTGAGCCGCGTCAGCCCGCAACGACGCCTCGAGATCGTCGATGCGTTGCGCCGCGGCACGGTGCCTGAGCGCGGCCTCGACGTGCTGGCGGTCGGCCTCGACCGGTTCGGGCCCGCCCTCGACGCCGAACTCGACCAGGTGGCGAAGGGCCAAGCCGGGTTCAAGGCGGTGCGCGGGGAGTACGGGTCCGGCAAGACGTTCCTCGCGCGCTGGCTGGGGGAGCGGGCGCGCAGCCGCGGGTTCGCCACCAGCGAGGTGCAGGTCTCCGAGGGCGAGACGCCGCTGCACCACCTGCAGACGGTGTACCGGCGGCTCGTCGAGCGCCTCGCCACCCCCGACGTGCACGGCGGCGCGTTGCGCTCGGTGGTGGACGGGTGGTTCTTCACCCTCGAGGAAGACGTCCTCGCCGACGAGTCGGTCGACGAGGACGACGAGGAAGCGCTGCTCGCCGCCACCGACGCGCTCGCCGAACGCCGCCTCGAGGCCGTCACGCGCCAGGCGCCCTCGTTCGGCGCGGTGCTGCGGGCCTACCGGCGCGCGGTGGCCGCCGACGACGCCGCGACCGCCGAGGGGCTCCTTGCGTGGCTCGGCGGGCAGCCGCACGTGGCTGCCTCGGTCAAGCGCCAGGCCGGGATCAAGGGCGACCTCGACCACGATGGGGCGCTGGCGTTCCTCGCCGGCTTGCTGACGTTGTTGCGCGACGCTGGCCAGCCCGGCCTCGTGCTGGTGCTCGACGAGGTCGAGACGCTGCAGCGGGTCCGCAGCGACGTGCGCGAGCGCGCGTTGAACGCCCTGCGCCAGCTCATCGACGAGATCGACGCTGGTCGCTTCCCAGGGCTGTACCTCGTGATCACCGGCACCCCCGCCTTCTACGACGGTCCGCAGGGGATGCAGCGCCTCGCGCCGCTCGCGCAGCGCCTGCACACCGACTTCACCGCCGAAGCGCGGTTCGACAACCCCCGCGCGCCGCAGCTGCGCTTGCAGGGCTTCTCGGTGGCGTCGCTACAAGAGATCGGCCAGCGCGTTCGGGACCTCTACGCGCAAGGCGCCGACGCGCCGTCGCGGATCCACGAACGGGTCGACGACGACTACGTCAAGCTGCTGGCCGAGCAAGTGACCGGGGAGCTCGGCCAGCAGGTCGGAATCGCGCCACGGGTGTACTTGAAGAAGCTCGTCGAGGCGGTGCTCGACCGCGTCGACCAGTTCGACGACTTCCACCCGCGCCGGGACTACCCCCTGACGATCACCGACGCCGAACTGACCGAGGTCGAGCGCAACGCCCGCCGCGCCGACTCGGTCGACGAGATCGATCTGGACGTATGA
- a CDS encoding BTAD domain-containing putative transcriptional regulator has translation MNGSAAVGSGDGVEFGLLGPLRVRVGGAEVAVGSVRQRALLAALLVAGESVVSADRLVESVWDRQAPQDPDQALQTHVSRLRRVLERAAGEGARDLLVTRPPGYALLVAVDQVDARRFERLADQARAADSPAEVVELADRALGLWRGSPLAEFDREFARVEAARLEERRLGLLEARAEGLLALGRPGEVVAELESLVDAHPVREQLHAWLMLALYRCGRQAEALGVHRRLRDRLVEQLGVEPSPALRRLEQDILQQHDALAGPAPSAVSPHTGLADRGASRLPVEVTSFVAREGDVERVGAALGRAPLVTLIGPGGVGKTRLALRAAHEVAMRFDDAARLCDLAAVEDAGAVPAAVAGALGIQPHGSQDLDAAVVAHLRGLELLLLLDNCEHVLDGASRLVDRIVRACPHVRVLATSRQPLGVVGEQVWPVAPLETAAAGDPSQAPAVELFLRRAEAAEPGAVFDDDVEVVAEICRRLDGLPLAIELAAARIRSMTPVDITARLDRRFELLASDTPTADARHRSLQAVVDVSYALLSQAARRLFDRLAVFVGGFTLDAAEQVCADDVLPVDEVAARLGELVDHSLVVVERRRERARYRLLETLRAYAEARLVAQAALATWKQRHAAYCSGLAEQAAAGVVGSDEARWVVLCDAELANLRAAHRWALTAGHVDVALRLPALLHHYAYFRLRDEVFRWAEEAAARPEASDRADYAPALAAAAAGCVHRGELDRASGYRDEAQLAASTAAELARLRVLELEADMTLYRGLLDDVDRLAQEVVTAAQALDRPFEEAIGHLHAVLAAAYGGRTDDAMARFAHGWAVAEATGSPTMHASYRMLEGELWLDADPERAAAALAEAVDVAGSVGNCFVEGVARVSLASLHARRGEAPHALASFADSVAHWRRSGDWVHQWTTLRNLVVLLVRLGVHEPAAVLHGAIASASSGASAFGADAERMAAADAAARESLGPQRHATAAARGHAMDDHETVAYALAVIERLGG, from the coding sequence GTGAATGGCTCCGCGGCTGTGGGCAGTGGGGACGGGGTCGAGTTCGGGCTCCTGGGACCGTTGCGTGTGCGGGTGGGTGGCGCGGAGGTGGCCGTGGGGTCGGTGCGTCAGCGGGCGTTGCTGGCCGCGCTACTGGTGGCCGGCGAGTCGGTGGTCTCGGCCGACCGGCTCGTGGAGTCGGTATGGGACAGACAGGCGCCGCAGGATCCCGATCAGGCGTTGCAGACGCACGTGTCTCGTCTGCGCAGGGTGCTCGAGCGAGCGGCCGGTGAGGGCGCGCGTGATCTGCTGGTGACCCGGCCGCCTGGGTATGCGCTACTGGTGGCGGTGGACCAGGTCGATGCCCGTCGGTTCGAGCGCCTGGCTGACCAGGCCCGTGCCGCCGACAGCCCCGCGGAGGTGGTGGAGCTGGCGGACCGGGCGCTGGGGTTGTGGCGGGGCTCGCCGTTGGCGGAGTTCGATCGGGAGTTCGCGCGCGTCGAGGCAGCACGGCTGGAGGAGCGCCGGCTCGGTCTGCTCGAGGCGCGGGCCGAGGGGCTGCTGGCGCTGGGCAGGCCGGGGGAGGTCGTCGCCGAGCTGGAGTCGCTGGTCGACGCGCATCCCGTTCGGGAGCAGCTGCACGCGTGGCTCATGCTCGCGTTGTATCGCTGCGGCCGCCAGGCGGAGGCGTTGGGGGTCCACCGTCGGCTGCGCGACCGGCTGGTGGAGCAGCTGGGGGTGGAGCCCTCGCCGGCGCTGCGACGCTTGGAGCAGGACATCCTGCAACAGCACGACGCCCTCGCCGGCCCGGCACCATCCGCGGTGTCGCCGCACACCGGTCTCGCGGACCGGGGTGCTTCGCGGTTGCCGGTGGAGGTCACGAGCTTCGTCGCCCGGGAAGGCGACGTGGAACGGGTTGGGGCTGCGCTGGGCAGGGCGCCGCTGGTGACCCTGATCGGGCCCGGGGGAGTGGGCAAGACGCGGCTGGCGTTGCGGGCCGCGCACGAGGTCGCCATGCGCTTCGATGACGCGGCGCGGCTGTGTGACCTGGCGGCGGTCGAGGACGCCGGTGCGGTGCCTGCCGCGGTCGCGGGGGCGCTCGGGATACAACCCCACGGCTCGCAGGACCTGGATGCTGCGGTAGTCGCACACCTGCGCGGCCTGGAGTTGCTGTTGCTGCTCGACAACTGCGAGCACGTCCTCGACGGCGCCAGCCGGCTGGTCGACCGCATCGTGCGGGCATGCCCGCATGTCCGGGTGCTGGCTACGAGCCGGCAGCCGCTCGGTGTCGTCGGCGAGCAGGTGTGGCCGGTCGCGCCGCTCGAGACGGCGGCAGCCGGCGACCCGTCACAAGCGCCTGCGGTCGAGCTGTTTCTGCGTCGGGCGGAAGCCGCCGAGCCAGGGGCGGTCTTCGACGACGACGTAGAGGTTGTGGCCGAGATCTGTCGCCGGCTGGACGGGTTGCCGTTGGCGATCGAGCTGGCCGCGGCCCGCATACGCTCCATGACGCCGGTGGACATCACGGCGCGCCTGGATCGTCGCTTCGAGCTGCTTGCCAGCGACACGCCGACCGCCGATGCGCGCCATCGGAGCCTGCAAGCCGTCGTCGACGTGTCCTACGCGCTGCTGTCGCAGGCGGCGCGGCGGCTGTTCGACCGGCTCGCGGTGTTCGTGGGCGGGTTCACCTTGGACGCCGCGGAGCAGGTGTGCGCCGATGACGTGCTCCCTGTCGACGAGGTGGCGGCCCGGCTGGGCGAGCTCGTGGACCACTCGCTCGTGGTGGTCGAGCGCCGGCGTGAACGCGCGCGCTACCGGCTGTTGGAGACGCTGCGCGCCTACGCGGAGGCGCGGCTCGTTGCGCAGGCAGCGTTGGCAACGTGGAAGCAGCGGCACGCCGCCTACTGCTCGGGGCTGGCCGAGCAGGCTGCAGCCGGCGTCGTCGGATCCGACGAAGCCAGGTGGGTGGTGCTGTGCGACGCCGAGCTTGCCAACCTGCGAGCAGCGCACCGGTGGGCGCTCACCGCCGGACACGTCGACGTGGCGCTGCGTTTGCCGGCCCTGCTGCACCACTACGCCTACTTCCGGTTGCGCGACGAGGTGTTCCGCTGGGCCGAGGAGGCGGCCGCGCGGCCGGAGGCGTCAGACCGTGCGGACTATGCCCCTGCCCTGGCAGCGGCGGCAGCCGGCTGCGTGCACCGCGGTGAGCTCGACCGCGCCAGCGGCTACCGCGACGAGGCGCAGCTGGCGGCGTCGACCGCCGCTGAGCTCGCGCGGTTGCGCGTCCTCGAGCTCGAAGCCGACATGACGCTCTACCGCGGGCTGCTCGACGACGTCGACCGTCTCGCACAGGAGGTGGTCACCGCCGCGCAGGCGCTTGACCGCCCATTCGAGGAGGCGATCGGGCACCTCCACGCCGTGCTCGCAGCCGCCTACGGCGGGCGGACCGACGACGCGATGGCTCGGTTCGCCCACGGCTGGGCGGTGGCCGAGGCCACCGGCAGCCCGACCATGCACGCCTCGTATCGCATGCTCGAGGGCGAGCTGTGGCTCGACGCCGACCCCGAGCGGGCCGCAGCGGCGCTCGCCGAGGCGGTCGACGTTGCCGGGTCGGTCGGCAACTGCTTCGTCGAGGGTGTCGCGCGGGTGTCCCTGGCCTCGTTGCACGCCAGGCGCGGCGAGGCTCCCCACGCGCTGGCCAGCTTCGCCGACAGCGTCGCCCACTGGCGCCGGTCCGGAGACTGGGTGCACCAGTGGACCACGCTGCGCAACCTCGTCGTGCTCCTCGTCCGCTTGGGTGTCCACGAGCCGGCCGCCGTGCTCCACGGCGCGATCGCCAGCGCCAGCAGCGGCGCGTCGGCCTTCGGCGCAGATGCCGAGCGGATGGCGGCCGCCGACGCGGCCGCGCGGGAGTCGCTGGGACCCCAGCGGCACGCGACCGCAGCCGCCCGCGGTCACGCCATGGACGACCACGAGACGGTCGCCTACGCGCTGGCCGTCATCGAGCGGCTGGGGGGCTGA
- the pglZ gene encoding BREX-2 system phosphatase PglZ yields MSQRPVDESQVRAIAAQIGERDRRMVAVAGAPTWEGPERLETDAGTVRVLAAPSTLAVRAALVAHRAAGDHELLVVVTDRDERELGEEVVAELWDHRVVRPYGWEACKRLFRAEMLDGQLADDRWLVDLLVDHAPPRGYPPVAKGVLDADTAWRAFCRHGLGLRVDRPSTLDLLRWAEAGEGTKTLGRLSDDDRARVIDRLVRETDPGALPILRLAADGRGPRAVGLGLLAGVLWSPEAVGEAAATARGRFTERQEVLQGPDPERRARGWARAAEALARERLADADPNVPALLADVEHQLDQLGASALVGVSDLLPGALAARLATVGTAITETLDGHGTVEAALRALGRVQAHVRADEDPQAARATHAVRLAARAQGPATSSEAADLADAARRWIDDGAWVDEARAAIAEGATVPELASALSALLARIDAEREPEDRAFAAQLADWSRVEPLGAQGLLPIERVLDDVVAPLAAQRPTLVLVVDGLDHPTAHRLLGDIEREGWAAQEPADAPWPAVVSALPSITYASRASLLSGRLVAGEQNVERDNFAAHAALRKAGGEPRLFHKRDLKPEEGRLGEEVRDAITDVSRRVVGVVVNGVDDHLDKGGQLQLVEGLHGVRPLAWLLQAAAEAGRVVVVTSDHGHIRARRTKTRVTDGGGERWRPATSEPNDDEVAVAGPRVLRGEGEVVLPATDAIRYTPADKLGYHGGATPQEVLCPLAVFAPASAELDGYAHVAVTQPPWWWDVRPDAAARSEPDVEAAAPAAPAPAAPAPPSTDPDGGLRLFDDEETASAEPQETSGEAEAAGAAARGGVAGQPAWVTELLASPLLAEQRARAGRAALSDDDLAAFLAVLARHGDVATAGVLQRETGVKGVRLRSKLQALRRTLSVDAYDVVRVDTDGTVRLNRQLLAEQFQLEQA; encoded by the coding sequence GTGAGCCAGCGCCCCGTCGACGAGTCGCAGGTCCGCGCGATCGCCGCGCAGATCGGCGAGCGCGACCGGCGCATGGTGGCGGTCGCCGGCGCACCGACGTGGGAGGGCCCCGAACGGCTCGAGACCGACGCGGGCACCGTTCGGGTGCTGGCCGCCCCGTCGACCCTCGCGGTGCGCGCGGCACTGGTTGCGCACCGCGCCGCGGGCGACCACGAGCTGCTCGTCGTGGTCACCGACCGCGACGAGCGCGAGCTCGGCGAGGAGGTCGTCGCCGAGCTGTGGGACCACCGCGTGGTCCGCCCCTACGGCTGGGAGGCCTGCAAGCGCCTGTTCCGCGCGGAGATGCTCGACGGGCAGCTCGCCGACGACCGCTGGCTCGTCGACCTGCTCGTCGACCACGCGCCCCCGCGCGGCTACCCGCCGGTCGCCAAGGGCGTCCTCGACGCCGACACCGCGTGGCGGGCCTTCTGCCGCCACGGGCTCGGCCTGCGCGTCGACCGGCCCAGCACGCTAGATCTGCTGCGCTGGGCCGAGGCCGGCGAGGGGACCAAGACCCTTGGCCGCCTGAGCGACGACGACCGGGCGCGCGTCATCGACCGGCTCGTGCGCGAGACCGACCCCGGCGCCCTGCCCATCCTGCGGCTGGCCGCCGACGGCCGCGGACCACGCGCGGTCGGCCTGGGGCTGCTGGCGGGCGTGCTGTGGTCCCCGGAAGCCGTGGGCGAGGCGGCGGCGACTGCCCGCGGACGGTTCACCGAGCGCCAAGAGGTGCTCCAAGGACCCGACCCCGAGCGCAGGGCGCGCGGCTGGGCCCGTGCGGCGGAGGCGCTTGCGCGCGAGCGGCTTGCCGACGCGGACCCCAACGTGCCCGCACTGCTTGCCGACGTCGAGCACCAGCTCGACCAGCTCGGCGCGAGCGCGCTCGTCGGCGTCTCCGACCTGCTGCCCGGCGCGTTGGCGGCGCGGCTCGCAACGGTCGGCACCGCGATCACCGAGACGCTCGACGGGCACGGCACCGTCGAGGCGGCGCTAAGGGCGCTGGGCCGCGTCCAGGCGCACGTCCGCGCCGACGAGGACCCCCAGGCCGCGCGCGCGACCCACGCGGTGCGCCTCGCCGCGCGCGCCCAGGGACCGGCCACCTCGAGTGAGGCTGCGGACCTCGCCGACGCCGCCCGCCGCTGGATCGACGACGGCGCGTGGGTCGACGAGGCCCGCGCTGCGATCGCCGAGGGCGCCACGGTGCCTGAGCTCGCGAGTGCGCTGTCGGCGCTGCTCGCGCGCATCGACGCCGAGCGCGAGCCCGAGGACCGAGCGTTCGCCGCGCAGCTGGCCGACTGGAGCCGGGTCGAGCCACTCGGCGCCCAAGGCCTGCTGCCGATCGAGCGGGTCCTCGACGACGTCGTCGCCCCGCTGGCCGCACAACGGCCCACGCTCGTGCTCGTCGTCGACGGGCTCGACCATCCCACCGCCCACCGCCTGCTCGGCGACATCGAACGGGAAGGGTGGGCCGCGCAGGAGCCCGCCGACGCCCCGTGGCCAGCGGTCGTCTCGGCCCTGCCGAGCATCACCTACGCCAGCCGGGCGAGCCTGCTGTCGGGACGGCTCGTGGCCGGCGAGCAGAACGTCGAGCGCGACAACTTCGCCGCGCACGCCGCGTTGCGGAAGGCCGGCGGCGAACCGCGCCTGTTCCACAAACGCGACCTCAAGCCCGAGGAGGGCCGCCTCGGCGAGGAGGTCCGCGACGCCATCACCGACGTCTCCCGACGCGTCGTCGGGGTGGTGGTCAACGGCGTCGACGACCACCTCGACAAGGGCGGCCAGCTTCAACTCGTCGAAGGCCTGCACGGGGTACGGCCGTTGGCCTGGCTGCTGCAGGCCGCCGCCGAGGCCGGCCGCGTGGTCGTGGTGACCAGCGACCACGGCCACATCCGCGCGCGCCGGACGAAGACCCGGGTCACTGACGGCGGCGGCGAACGGTGGCGGCCGGCCACCAGCGAGCCGAACGACGACGAGGTGGCGGTCGCTGGTCCACGCGTGCTGCGCGGCGAAGGCGAGGTCGTGCTGCCGGCCACCGACGCGATCCGCTACACGCCGGCCGACAAGCTCGGCTACCACGGCGGCGCGACGCCCCAGGAAGTGCTCTGCCCCCTCGCGGTGTTCGCGCCAGCCAGCGCCGAGCTCGACGGCTACGCCCACGTCGCGGTCACCCAGCCGCCGTGGTGGTGGGACGTGCGACCGGATGCGGCGGCCCGTTCGGAGCCTGACGTTGAGGCCGCGGCACCGGCCGCCCCAGCGCCCGCCGCGCCGGCACCGCCGTCGACCGACCCCGACGGAGGGTTGCGGCTGTTCGACGACGAGGAGACGGCCTCGGCGGAGCCACAGGAGACCTCGGGTGAGGCCGAGGCGGCGGGTGCGGCGGCGCGGGGTGGGGTAGCCGGGCAGCCCGCCTGGGTGACCGAACTGCTCGCGAGCCCGCTGCTGGCCGAGCAACGCGCCCGCGCCGGCCGCGCCGCGCTCAGCGACGACGATCTCGCCGCCTTCCTGGCCGTGCTCGCGCGTCACGGCGACGTCGCCACCGCCGGTGTGCTGCAACGCGAGACCGGCGTGAAGGGCGTGCGCCTGCGCAGCAAGCTCCAGGCGCTCCGCCGCACCCTCAGCGTCGACGCCTACGACGTCGTCCGCGTCGACACCGACGGCACGGTGCGGCTGAACCGCCAGTTGCTGGCCGAGCAGTTCCAGCTCGAGCAGGCATAG
- a CDS encoding cupin domain-containing protein — MSPRAELAHKVDAGGGERLRYAGMTFVIRASAASTGGAFSIVEEIDAVDAPLHIHDHHDEAFYVLESEHVFTVGDREIEAGPGDLVFGPRGVPHAQRRVVPRSGRVLSMFSPAGFEGFFRDLCQADRDGQVGPDDLVRIAAAYGARWIV, encoded by the coding sequence ATGAGCCCGCGCGCCGAGCTGGCCCACAAGGTCGACGCCGGGGGCGGCGAACGCCTGCGCTACGCCGGCATGACGTTCGTCATCCGGGCGTCGGCTGCGTCAACCGGTGGCGCGTTCTCGATCGTGGAGGAGATCGACGCGGTCGACGCGCCGCTGCACATCCACGATCACCACGACGAGGCCTTCTACGTCCTCGAGAGCGAGCACGTGTTCACCGTCGGCGACCGGGAGATCGAGGCCGGACCCGGCGACCTCGTGTTCGGCCCCCGAGGGGTCCCCCACGCGCAGCGGCGCGTCGTTCCCCGCTCTGGCCGGGTGCTCTCCATGTTCTCCCCTGCCGGGTTCGAGGGGTTCTTTCGCGACCTCTGTCAAGCGGACCGGGACGGGCAGGTGGGCCCCGACGACCTCGTGCGGATCGCTGCCGCATACGGCGCACGGTGGATCGTCTGA